The Arcobacter roscoffensis genome segment ATGTCCTATTGAAATAGCATGCTTAGCACTTGAAGATAAATTTGCCAATTGTTTTATATTATAAGAATACACTTTTATCGTAGATAAACTTTCAATTCTTCCATATTCATTTTTAGGTGCTTTTTTCAAAAAAGTACTATTATATGAAGTTAAGCTATAGAAGTTTTTAACAGCGTACTTTAAAAATATATCATGATAAAAAATACTTAAGGCTAAAAAAACACATACTAAAAAGAATATTTTAGATCTAAATATTTTAAATAATAAAAAACTTACAAATATACAAAAAGATATGTAAGATAAATTTGCAGGTATAAATAAAAAGTTTTCTGGTATTACAAATTCAAAAGATGTTGGCATTGAAACTCTATTTTAAAAGATATGGTAAATCTCTTTTAAGACTTTCTAATAAATCTTCATTTAGAAAAAACTTACACTCTTCTTTTTCAATATTTTTATGACAATAAGCACATACATATCTATTTCTTTTTAAAATTTCTATACTTTGCTCTAAGTTCACTTGATTTTCTTCATTTGAGTTGTAGTAATCAAACATATCTTTTAGTTCATTTTTAATTTCATCTTTTACAAAAACTATACTCTCATCCATAAACTCTATTACATTGTCTCTGTTATTTGTTATATTTAAAAAAGCATCTTTTATATCTGAAAATCTTATATCAAATTTTGCTCCAACTAATAGCAGTTCTTTTAAGTTATTTAATTCATTTTTTTGAAAGTAAAATTGTAAAAGTAAATTCAAGTAGTGCTCTTGAATATCACTATCATAATCTTCTATATATTCAAATACTAAATTTGCATCTTTGATTTTTTCATTATTTATAAGTTCGTTATGTAAAACACCTATTTGGGCGATTATCTCATGTAATCTATCACTCATAATTATTCCTATATTTAAGTTGCCCAATTATAGCCAAAGAAGATTTTATTTTCCTATAAGTACATGTAATAAAAATGTTACTTTATTATACTTTCTTTTAAATAAATAACTATTAATTATAATACTTATTCTTTATCTAATTTATATAATATATAATTATAATAAATAGAAAAAGAAAGGAAAGAAATGAAGATTATTAGTAGATTAATCTTATCTATATTTATTACACTTTTATCTTTAAATAGTTTAAGTGCTAAACAAATAAATGACAAAGTAGCTCTAAATGGAATAAAAGAAGCCAAAAGTGTTTTCTTAATTGATTTTACAAATGTTAGAAAAACTGCTTTTTATTTAAATATCATCGAAGGGACACATAAAGGTTTAGTAGATCAAGGCGTTAAACCTAAAATGGTTTTAGTTTTTATTGGTGAAACAGTAAAATATTTAAGTACAAAACAAGATGAAGCTTTTG includes the following:
- a CDS encoding DsrE family protein produces the protein MKIISRLILSIFITLLSLNSLSAKQINDKVALNGIKEAKSVFLIDFTNVRKTAFYLNIIEGTHKGLVDQGVKPKMVLVFIGETVKYLSTKQDEAFEMENEEHLESIQNSIKRLANLGVRMEVCAVATKVFKIDNNTIPKEMDIIADGFISLIGWQTQDYKLVPIF